One Bosea sp. 124 genomic window, GCCTGCACCTGCTCTGCCAGCGCTACCTCAAGGCCGATCTGCTGGCCGCGCTCGAAAAGGTCGGCGTGCCGGCCGGGCCGATCAACGGCGTCGACGATGTCTTTGCCGATCCGCAGGTGCTGGCGCGCGGCATCCGGGTCGATCTGGCAAGCGATGCCGCCAAGGCCGGCGCCATACCGACCGTTGCCTCGCCGATCGTGATGGACGGGGTCCGGCAGGTCTCGCCGCGTCCAAGCCCGCGCCTCGGCGAGCATGAGAACGAGATCCTGAACGATCCGGCCTGGGGAGGCGGCTGAATGGCCCACTCACCAGAGACGACGGGCGCCGAGCGCGTCGAAAGCGACGTCGGAAGAGACGAGTGTCAAATCCTCGATAATCGCTTGAGCAGCGAGCATCCGGTCGATGGGGTCGCGCGGCTCGGCGTTGATCGAACCTGCGAAGAGCCCGTGCTTATGCGACAGCGGGAGCAGGGCAAAACCTTCGTCCGCGCATCGGCTATCGAACTCCTCGACCAGCAATCGTGCTTCATCGAGCTTTCCGATCCGGAGCTTTGTCGACAACTCCATGGCCGTGATCGCGCTGACAAAGACCGTCTCGGCATCGCGAATGCCTTCTCGAGCAATCCGGCTCAACCGAACGCTGTCATTCACCCACCAGATCAGCACCGACGTATCGAGCAAAAGTCTCAATCGTCGCGACCT contains:
- a CDS encoding type II toxin-antitoxin system VapC family toxin, translated to MLDTSVLIWWVNDSVRLSRIAREGIRDAETVFVSAITAMELSTKLRIGKLDEARLLVEEFDSRCADEGFALLPLSHKHGLFAGSINAEPRDPIDRMLAAQAIIEDLTLVSSDVAFDALGARRLW